One genomic region from Uloborus diversus isolate 005 chromosome 2, Udiv.v.3.1, whole genome shotgun sequence encodes:
- the LOC129217219 gene encoding galactosylgalactosylxylosylprotein 3-beta-glucuronosyltransferase 3-like isoform X2, with the protein MKSVLDVLKGEPQCTKLLTVVQETIVLNEKKPKIYVITPTYARPVQKAELTRLSHTLLLVPNIHWIVVEDSVNKTALVVNLLQKSKLSYTHLYTPTPLPMKMSKDDPSWLKPKGVLQRNLALSWLRKHALSSEKGVVYFADDDNTYDLDLFEEMRYTERVSVWPVGLVGGLMVEKPLVKNGKVTGWNTIWKPNRPFPLDMAGFAVNVTLLLQHPEAAFSLSVPRGYQESKLLKDLVKIEQLEPKANNCTKVLVWHTRTEYPKLKQEWKLKTRSDFGIEV; encoded by the exons ATGAAAAGTGTGCTTGATGTGTTGAAGGGAGAGCCACAGTGTACCAAACTTCTTACAGTTGTGCAGGAGACTattgttttgaatgaaaaaaagccaaaaatataCGTAATTACTCCAACATATGCAAGACCAGTTCAAAAGGCAGAATTAACTAGATTATCACATACTCTATTACTT gtacCTAATATTCATTGGATTGTTGTGGAAGATTCTGTAAATAAAACAGCTTTAGTGGTTAATTTGTTGCAAAAGTCAAAATTGTCATATACACATTTGTATACACCAACTCCATTGCctatgaaaatgtcaaaagatgATCCCAGCTGGCTGAAACCTAAAGGTGTTTTGCAACGAAATTTAGCCTTGAGTTGGCTGAGGAAACATGCACTCTCTTcggaaaaaggggttgtatattttGCTGATGATGACAATACTTATGATTTGGATCTTTTCGAAGAA ATGAGGTATACTGAAAGAGTTTCTGTATGGCCTGTAGGACTTGTTGGTGGTCTAATGGTTGAAAAGCCACtagtaaaaaatggaaaagttaCTGGTTGGAATACTATTTGGAAACCAAACAGGCCATTTCCTCTTGACATGGCAGGTTTTGCAGTAAATGTTACTTTGTTACTGCAACATCCAGAAGCAGCGTTTAGTCTATCTGTTCCTCGAGGATACCAAGAAAGTAAACTTCTGAAAGATTTAGTTAAAATTGAACAGCTTGAACCAAAAGCCAACAATTGCACCAAG GTTCTAGTTTGGCATACAAGAACAGAATATCCAAAATTAAAGCAGGAATGGAAATTAAAAACACGATCTGATTTCGGCATAGAAGTTTGA